Sequence from the Methanosarcina siciliae T4/M genome:
TTTTTTGCAATCTCGTTTTTTTCCTTGCGGGTCATCTTACTTGTCAGGGAGATAAAAGTTACAACTCCGCCGACAGGGCTTACAACCACAAAAATGGATGAAAATACATAAATGAAAAAACCGAGGTTTTCACTTACCATTTTTTTTCTCCTGCTCCTTTCAATCTCCAGTTTTTCGGTATATTTTTGTCATGCTTATACATAATTATCTTTTGTATTTTAGTATATTTTTTGTATTTGTTTTTCTTAAAATTGAGATATAAAGGTTAAATCGATAAAATTGGTACGCGCCGAATATAATGTTTTCCATAAGGTCGGCTTGCACGATACTTTAATGAAGAAGTAAAGAGATTACTCTTTTCAGAAGACAGTTCTATTCTAAGGGATAGCTCGTGATGCATGGGATAGCTCGTGATGCCGCCTGCAAGCCCTGATTAGTAGCTAAGGTTTACAAATTATGTAATCAATGGCAGTGGTTCGGATGGCCGGGGAAAAAATTGATAAAAAAATCTTTGAAGAGCTTAATTTCATAAAGAGGCAGCTTGCAGAAATTAAGGAACATATGGTGGACATAGATGTCCTGCTCACCGCCGAAGAAAAAGAGCTTGTTTTCAGAAGCTTTGAAAACGAGGCCAGAGGAATGCTTGTACCGTTGAAAAGGCTTGAAGAAATGAGGCTTTGAAATGTTCGAAGTTTTTTTAGACATTACTGCACAGGATTTCATGAGAGGCGCAGATGAGGGCGCTCATTCCCGGGTCAGGGAAATCCTTGCAGAGCTTGCTTTTGATCCCGTGCCCCAGGGTGCAAAAAGAATAATCGAAAGCCAGGATAAAATTTTCCGGCTTCGCTCCAGGCATTTAAGGCTGCTTTATAGAGTGGATTACGAAAAATTAGCCCTCATAGTAATTAAAATTGAGCCCATAAGCCGCATGTACCGTTGAATCGAAACTGTTCATCTGTTTTTATATCTCTGGCTCTGTTTTTCTGTCTTTATATATTCTGCCTCTGTTTATCTGCCTTTAGATATTTTCCAGTCTTTCCGGTTTTCCTCTTTAATACCCATGACTGATAAGCCTAATTTTGATAAGAACGATTTTTGTATAATTAGAATTATAATTATGGTTGACTTATAGTTATGATGCTAAGTTGAAATTAAGGGTTGATTTGTGAATTGTAATTAAGTAAATCATATCTATCGGGAAAATTTTAGTTAGAATTTCATTTATGGGGGGTCTGTACTGAACGACGAATCGGAAATTGAGATTACATCTTCCAGAACGTCTCTTGGTTTGAAAGAAAATATTGAGGGAATTTTATGTTATTTTCTTACCTGGGTAACAGGCTTGATTTTCTTTGTGCTTGAGACTAAGAACAGGTTTGTCAGGTTTCATGCAATGCAATCTTTTCTGACTTTTCTGGTTCTTTCAATAGTTCTAAGTCCCTTGCAAGCTTTTTTTGACCCCGAACCCAATAGATTTCTGGATTATTTTCTGGTCAACCTCAACCCTGAATTGCTTCCTTACCTGATCATATACAATCCCAGCATAATTTCTGATTATTTACTTACCGGAATGTTGATTTTAAGCCTGATCCCATTTTTCCTGTGGCTTTTCCTTATGTATAAAGCATACAGGGAAGAAAGATACAGGCTGCCTGTAGTCGGGCCTTTTGCAGAAAAAGTAATCGAAAACATATACAAATCCTGAAGGGCAGATCCCCTGAAAAAGGAATCAGTTTCGGCTGTCTAACAGAATCAATATTTATATAATTAAAACTACTTTTTAATATTTAATGGAGTGATCCTGAATGGTGCGTATATTATCTTTAAATAACAAATCGATGGCAAAAGTCCTCGGGTTTATGTATCTGATTCTTGCTATTATCTTTTCGCCGTTCGTTCTTCTTATGGCGAGTGCAGAGGGATCTATCGGCCTTACTGAAAGTATACTTATAATGATAGTTTTTGTTCTCTTTTATGGACTTGCGGAAGAATCTTAGGTTTCCTTGCTGGTGTAATTTATAATTTTGTTGCAAAGAAAGTAGGCGGCATCGAAATGGAACTCGAAACTAGCTGAACCCGCTTCCAGAATGATGTAAAAGCTTTATTCTTCAATTATTTTTTTCTTGTCCCCTATTTTTTTCCATTTTCCTCTATTTTTTCCATTTTCCCCTATTTTTTCCTCAATATCCGAAAAAAGTTGAAAGTTTTGTCTGCTCAATTTTCCGGACCTCATCCTGTTGAAGTCCTTCTTTCAATGGTTCTTGTAGTTTGTCCTGTGCTTGTCCGGGTTTTACTTTTACGCAGCTTCCTGAAAAATCCTCTATATAATCCTCTATATAAGTGCTTTCTTTTTCCTGAGCAAGCGAATCCCTGTAATGCTGTATCGTCTTTTCCTGCCAGTTTCCGGGGAGAAGCAGAAACTTCATACCTCTTTTCTGCTCGTTCCATTCCCAGACTCCGGAATGATAATAAATAGCCGCTAACTGGCTTGCAAGCTGGGCATACGGGACATCTCGCCTTAGCCTGTACAGGAATTTACCTACACCTTCTTTTTCGGTTCCCAGATACAGCTTTGCTGCATTATTTGCCAGGGCCTTCCATTCCCTGTCCTGCATGAAATTCTGGAGTTTATCCAGGTGGTTGCAACTAACTTTGTCGATCCTGGGAAATCGGCAGTTTCTGAACTTCCTTTTTATGAAAATATTCCCCCGGCTATCTATCCGCCACGAAAAAACTTTTTCTCTTGTTCCAAGGGTGTGAGATTCGGACCAGGAGATAGCCATGGGGGTAAATCGGATTTTGAAATATAAAAAATTGTTTGTTGTCCGTGCAACTGTGCCTTTGCCCGGACTAAAAAGCGAAGCCAGGTCTCTCTTTTTCAGGAAGAAAATTATAAAAAAGAATTTCTACGGTTTAAAAGTATTGCATATTGAAAGGATTAAGAGTATTATACTTGAAAAGGTTTGAATGTATTATATATTGATTAAAATATATAATATTAGTCATCCGTTGCGGACGACCAATTTTCAAATGAAAAAGAAATTATGCTGCTGCGGGTGCAGGTGCAGCTTTGGGAATTGTTTCGACTTCGGTCTTCCTGATCTCGACTCTGCGGAGCGGGTAGATGAACTTGGCCTGCCTGTAGATAGCTGCGGAGAGCCTGCCAAGGATTGCTTCCTGCATAAAGGTCTCGAAGTCGGATTCTGATGCACGCTTTTTGACGATCTCAACCATCATTTCCCTGATGGCCTGCATCTGGCTTGAACGTGCCCTTTTAATGGTGAAGCAGGTCGGCTTTACGCGGATAACATAGCCGTCTTTGGTTTTAACATCGACATTTGCGTCGATCCTGGAAGTCTGCCTCTTAACGATTGAGCGGATATAGTCGGTTGTGAGTTCGTGGCCCATGAGGTCGGTTGTTGCAATGTCCCCAACTACGTTGTTGATCCTGAGAATGACCTTTGTGTTGTTCTTGGTCATGTCGTTGGTGAGCTCCCCCACAGTTGTTTCAACATTGCGGCCTACGAGCAGGGAAGGGTCTCCTGCCATTGTGTTTCCGACGATAGCCCTGTTTAAGTAAACCGGGGCTTCAATATTGTACCATTCCTTGGATTTCCATCCGTCAAGCTTTCTCTGTACTTTCTTTCTTGCCAAGTAATTCCTCCGAAGTATATCTCGTCTTGTGTAGTTTTGTCCTGCTTTGTCCTGATGCCCTCAGGCAGTCTCAGGTCTTTGTCTTCCGGATGCTCAGATGAGCCTTTCCATAATCAATGAGCGTGAAAGGTTTATTCAGGCGTTCCCGACAGCC
This genomic interval carries:
- a CDS encoding type II toxin-antitoxin system RelE/ParE family toxin: MFEVFLDITAQDFMRGADEGAHSRVREILAELAFDPVPQGAKRIIESQDKIFRLRSRHLRLLYRVDYEKLALIVIKIEPISRMYR
- a CDS encoding DUF4870 domain-containing protein → MKENIEGILCYFLTWVTGLIFFVLETKNRFVRFHAMQSFLTFLVLSIVLSPLQAFFDPEPNRFLDYFLVNLNPELLPYLIIYNPSIISDYLLTGMLILSLIPFFLWLFLMYKAYREERYRLPVVGPFAEKVIENIYKS
- a CDS encoding 30S ribosomal protein S3ae; its protein translation is MARKKVQRKLDGWKSKEWYNIEAPVYLNRAIVGNTMAGDPSLLVGRNVETTVGELTNDMTKNNTKVILRINNVVGDIATTDLMGHELTTDYIRSIVKRQTSRIDANVDVKTKDGYVIRVKPTCFTIKRARSSQMQAIREMMVEIVKKRASESDFETFMQEAILGRLSAAIYRQAKFIYPLRRVEIRKTEVETIPKAAPAPAAA